A genomic window from Silene latifolia isolate original U9 population chromosome 11, ASM4854445v1, whole genome shotgun sequence includes:
- the LOC141610619 gene encoding pentatricopeptide repeat-containing protein At5g44230-like — MRPKRVAVAVVPPHLFRKLTSQTPTYDQQQQQQHRIITLLTQCTNITNLKQIHTHIYIHGFHQNSYILTKLIRTLTRLNSPFHIHSYPFAIFRNTHNPNSFLWTAMIRAHVLQHRMPDSVYCYNSMRRNCISPNSFTFCALFKGCTMTRDTELGRQVHGQFVKFGGLGLGLRSTLFLNAGNSLVDMYVKCGELGFARKVFDEMSVRDVVTWTSLIVGYAGVGEMECARELFDGLGGGKDGFIWGCMITGYARNARPNECLELFEMMLNSDGVGFEVEVDEYTLASVISACAQLGTTKYATCIRGIAERLGSRPETNVVIGSGLVDMYSKCGKVDDAFEVFRLMKERNVYTYSSMILGFAVNGRANAAMQLFYDMDERTDIRPNHVTFVGVLTACSHAGLVEEGRRLFGAMEETYGVSPTADHYTCMVDLLGRSGHLEEALTLANSLESPHPHGGVWGALLGACNIYNNPDIAVIAAGHLFELEPNGMGNYILLFNILASTGEWDKAVKVQNLMKDKGGKKFPACSWVDRKKGHVNEFFAGDLTHPRSNEIRHFLEDLIYKLERHGYQPNLASVSYDISDEDKREILMAHSEKLALGFELLTTESDHTIRIMKNLRICEDCHVFMCGASKITKRDIVVRDTMRFHHFHDGFCSCINFW, encoded by the coding sequence ATGCGACCAAAAAGGGTGGCAGTGGCGGTGGTACCACCCCATCTATTCCGCAAACTCACCTCCCAAACTCCAACCTacgaccaacaacaacaacaacaacaccgcaTAATTACTCTACTCACCCAATGCACTAACATCACCAACCTTAAACAAATCCATACTCACATATACATCCATGGCTTCCACCAAAATTCCTACATTCTCACCAAACTCATCCGCACTCTCACCCGTCTCAACTCCCCCTTTCACATTCACTCCTACCCTTTCGCCATTTTCCGCAACACTCACAACCCCAACTCCTTCCTCTGGACCGCCATGATTCGTGCTCATGTACTCCAACACCGCATGCCCGACTCCGTATATTGCTACAATTCTATGAGACGGAATTGCATCTCCCCGAATTCATTTACATTTTGCGCGTTGTTTAAAGGGTGTACGATGACACGGGACACGGAGTTAGGGCGGCAGGTGCATGGTCAGTTTGTTAAGTTTggtgggttagggttagggttacgGTCGACTTTATTTTTAAATGCTGGGAATAGTTTGGTTGATATGTATGTGAAATGTGGGGAGTTGGGGTTTGCACGgaaggtgtttgatgaaatgtctgTGAGAGATGTTGTTACGTGGACGTCTTTGATTGTTGGGTATGCCGGGGTTGGGGAAATGGAGTGTGCTAGGGAGTTGTTTGATGGGTTGGGTGGTGGTAAAGATGGGTTTATTTGGGGGTGTATGATTACCGGTTATGCGCGGAATGCGCGGCCTAACGAGTGTTTGGAGTTGTTTGAGATGATGCTGAATTCTGATGGTGTTGGGTTTGAGGTTGAGGTTGATGAGTACACTTTGGCTAGTGTTATTTCTGCGTGTGCGCAGCTGGGGACTACAAAGTATGCGACATGTATTCGGGGGATTGCTGAGAGGTTGGGAAGTAGGCCCGAGACGAATGTTGTTATTGGGTCGGGTTTGGTAGATATGTATTCCAAGTGTGGGAAGGTGGATGATGCTtttgaggtgtttaggttaatgAAGGAAAGGAATGTGTATACTTACAGTTCAATGATATTAGGGTTTGCGGTAAATGGTCGCGCTAATGCAGCAATGCAATTGTTCTATGACATGGACGAGAGGACTGATATAAGGCCGAATCATGTTACCTTTGTTGGGGTGCTTACGGCATGTAGCCATGCCGGGTTGGTTGAAGAAGGTCGTAGATTGTTTGGTGCCATGGAAGAAACTTACGGTGTTTCTCCAACTGCTGATCACTATACATGTATGGTTGATCTTCTTGGACGGTCTGGTCACTTGGAAGAGGCTTTAACCCTTGCCAATTCACTAGAATCACCACATCCTCATGGTGGTGTGTGGGGCGCATTGCTTGGAGCTTGTAACATTTATAATAATCCCGACATTGCTGTGATTGCAGCCGGACATTTATTTGAACTAGAGCCTAATGGTATGGGAAATTATATCTTGCTCTTTAATATACTTGCGTCCACTGGGGAATGGGATAAGGCCGTAAAGGTACAGAACCTAATGAAAGACAAGGGTGGGAAGAAGTTTCCTGCATGTAGTTGGGTAGACAGAAAGAAAGGACATGTTAATGAATTCTTTGCTGGAGACTTGACTCATCCTCGATCGAATGAGATAAGACATTTTTTGGAGGATCTTATATATAAGTTGGAACGTCATGGATACCAGCCAAACTTGGCGTCAGTGAGCTATGATATTAGCGATGAGGATAAGAGGGAAATACTAATGGCTCACAGTGAGAAGTTAGCATTGGGTTTCGAATTGCTGACGACTGAATCTGATCATACCATTAGGATTATGAAGAATCTTAGAATTTGCGAGGATTGCCATGTTTTTATGTGTGGCGCTTCCAAAATTACTAAGAGGGATATTGTTGTAAGGGATACTATGAGATTTCACCATTTCCATGACGGGTTTTGCTCTTGCATAAATTTTTGGTGA